TAATTGCTTCGAATTCTGCAGCCTCCACACTCGATGTGATCTCAATTGCTCTACTTAAGGTAAGATCATCTTCAGTCAAAAGTCTTTTCTGCATGCCACTGGATATAAGTCCACACACAAAACGGTCTCACAATGCTTGGCTCAAAAACTCGCTAAAATCGCAGATTTCAGCTTAGTGGTTCACTTCTGCCAGGTAAGTATTCACTGACTCACCCTGCCTTTGTGAcctttgatgaaacttgtagcGCTCCGCAATCACAAGTTTTTCGGGCACAAATGTTCTTTCACTATCCTGACAATTTCAGCAAAACTTTTTTCCGACGGTTTTTCAGgtgcaacaaaattttttatcaatgCGTATGTCTGCGCTCCACACGAAGTTAATAGAACGGctctcttcttttcttctctaGTGATATCATTTGCTATAAAAATGTTGCTCTAGTTGGTCCAAATAATCGGCGAAGTCACTATTTCAGATTTCGAAGTCACTAAGTCAGGTAATCAACTGAACTAAAATGAATGGCGCATAGCTGTTATTCGCGATCAGCGTATGACTCATACAACAGGGAGAAATCTCAAAATAGAAACGTGCACATAGAAACAAATACTGCAGTTTCAATTTAGCCTGAGATAGTGGAGCGACTTGATATTTAACGATGCGCTTGGAGGTCCGAAGGTGTACAGTGTGCGAACACACCATGATGATGTCAAAAAGGTTTGGGAAGGGATGCCATCATACTatataaaggaaaattttgatatgaGTATTTATAGGAGCTGTGTAGACAATAGTTCCAGGattctcttttttaaaatttagaaattacaCAGTTCGAGTCGAGAAAAAAGCCATGTCAACCATATAGGACAAAGTCTATGTATTTGAAGATGGCATGAGAGTGCTACCACGCGGTCACTACCTTACTTCAGGTCGAAACGGAGGTGTAGAATATAGACGGCGTGTCAGTCTGGAGAAAGCTCAATAGTTGGTTGAAGGGGGGTTCGAACAGTCTCCAGCTCAGCAATGTGTTTTTTCTAGTCATTTTTATAAGTAGTgtttatttagttgttttttttttcgtaaggcGGAATCAATGTCTTAAAAAAGCTTAATATAATACTATTGTTTTACCAGTAATGTCGCGCCGGCTTGCCCCGACCCCACCTTCCGGTATTGCCCGGCCACCCCAACCGGCGGCATGTCGAAGTGTTTTTTAGtgtcaatgaaaatatatattcaagTGCCTatggaaatttgtttaaaaaagtttgtAGTGTATTTATGTATTAAAGAAACTATGTAATATTTTGAGTATTTATTCAAGAGATTTAGGTTAAGTTCGGTTAGTtgtattttgacattgggggaatatGTATCAACTTAAAACTCTATTTAAATCATTTCTTTGTGGACCTTCAATGTCTggcaaaacaaaacttttaacgaaaataatacaaaatcgtgataaaatgtttttagaaaatctATTATTACTATAGTGTGTCGCAAGagtcctatgataaaataagAAGTATTGTATCAGACATAAAACTCCTACGAAGACTTGACATGTTTAATATCATTGAACCAAACACGTGGTTGTTTATTGATGATTTAGCTGAATCTATTCAAGAATGGTGTCAAGAGATGTTACAGTTATTTACGGTCCGATCTTACCATGAAAAATTTCCGCAACTGTTGTTATCTACAATATATTTCATCagagtaaatgtatgagaacacTTGCATTGAATTGTACTTACTATATCATCTATAGGGTTGTTCGCGATTCAAGTTCTCTTATAAAGTTTAAACAATCAATTATGTCCCGGTTAATCGAAAGTTTTACTCTCGACATACAGTCAAGCTACTAATAAACCTTATGGTTATATTCTATTGGATCTTAATCAAAAACATACCCGAAGTGTTAGGTATGGTCACGGATATTTTTGATATTGAAATCACTGCATATCTACCCGTGAATAGTATAAAAGATTATTAGTCGATATTATGACACTGAAGAAGCTACATGAAAATACACATTAATTTTCTGTTCTAGGTAATTCAAAACCACGGCTTAGGAAAGATATGCCTAAGCATGTTATTGACAATGAATTCATTAGTCTCCTATCTGACCTTTGCTTAAATTTAACCGCAGGGGACATTCAACAGTTAGAGGATGTTAGGCAACAGACAAAGCAACATCGTTCACTTGTACGTACCGTAGCTttcaaaaagaaaggaaaagatttgaaaagaaaacgGCTAGTTCAAGCGGGTGGTAgctacttttcatttttactgcTTATAATCACAAAGAGCACGTTGAAGATAATTTTGATAGGTctattaataatgaaacaattTCCGACAATGAGAAATTAGTTCTTCtcgtttaatttctgttcgttttgagtgtTAATAATGCTGTTtacttacatttgaaaaaaaggtttttttttacttcttgaaAGACCTAGTTATTACCTGAATGGCAAGATGTTACCGCTGCAGCATCGCTTCAGGATGAGTGGAGAGGTTCTATTGACGCCCTATGCCCCACTAATGCCTCCGGAGAAATTAAGATCTAAGGTAAggtgatcgttttttaaataataccagtaAATCTAGCTCATCCTCTATGAGAAATTTTCTCTCCTTACGGGAAACTCCTCCGTGGCAAGTTTCTGCCtcgaaaaataccccctcccttaAAATTCCTTTCGGACAATTTCATCCTCACTGATCCTCATCTTCTTTGAATATCATCCTCATCTTCCCCTCCTTAAATATTCTTGCAGACAAttaagcctgaaaaattatcacaggcataatttcatttgaaaaaaatctttctgatttttttatcaCTCTGGAAATACTCCCTTCCGTGGAAATCTTTTCCTGGAAATCAAAAAACGCAGAAAATTTCTCCCGGATTATTCCcccagaacatctccacatgtataAGTGAAatatcaaagagaaagtaagacagatgaaaagaatttcgtataggaattctgtcaaatacccccagtaaaattttccctgaaagttcGCCCCAGGAAATTTACCTTCTCAAGTAAATTGCTCCcttaaatattatgaaaattatattatattatgaaaataaatagaacttgaacttgaaaaatgcctgtatacttcccaataacaaatactatacgtaagcaatgGTCAAATTCTATAACTTAAAAACTTGTCCCCCGGGACTGTTTGGGCTAATAttatctctaaagacatagttttgggacttttcaactatgctgaacaaaatggcaacaTTAAAGTTATGATCAAATGAATTTCGGGGAAAAGGGACACGGGAgggtggctagttgccctctaatatttttggtcacataaaaagggcactgtaaCCTTTAGTTTTCGTTCCAATGAGCCTTATCTCGTTTTAagaccattggtttgatacaaCCATCttttgggaaaagaaaaacaaaaaaataaacatgcttTCGTGATCATCTTTCcggaaaaaatacagaattccaaatttttgcagtTAGGATTCTGAAGGCTGTACAATATGGTTTTCTAATATACTGAGTCTGATGGCACGATTTACATAAGAATcttatgacttttggggggtgtttcccccttctTTTAAAATTAGGCGAATATTGTCAGTTTCGGAGCCTTTTATACGTaacactaagcttaatgaatcatatatatttggaaccaacataataaaataatctttcTGACGTATCTATTGAGATTAATATTCTgtgttttagaattttggttactattgagccgcgtcgcttcTTACTTAGAGTTTGTTAACACGTGCTTTCTGATACAAGTAAAATAGAATCTATAAAGGGATCAATTTTTATTGCTGagccttttcaattaaattatcaaacagtgcTGCAAAAGATAAGGAACTTTGCTGCTATTGAGAGAATAAGCACATAAAAAACCTTGAAACATTTATCAGTGGCCCAGGCACTCGCTCTCCCCTTAAATAAACCACTGTCTACTCTGTCTTTAAGCTCTTATTCTTATTTTCTGGTTATAATTCAACTTGGATAGCTATTTAAACAGTAATTTAACTAGTTAGTTCATTTAGCACACCAAAATTGACAAatcattggaaatatataaggCCAAATATAGACAGATCGGGCGCACGCCAATGCACAGATGCTACACGTTGGTAAGAAAACACACCACCAAATTTTTATCAGCACCATCGTATCCTTCATTGGCGATGCTTTCCCACTAAATCGGCGCAGTGTTGGCGTTTAGCCCTATATCTCCAAATTGCAGTTGTGAACTGTTTAACCAGCTTTAGAATCTTAATGTAAATTTTCCTACATAAACTAACTCAACATAAACAACAAGATTGCAATTTTCGTGCAGCGTTGCTACTCAAATGAAAATACGAACAAGGACCGTCTTTGTATAAAATATGACGAAAATGTTACAAGCCTAACCTTCATGTCACAGACAAAAGTAAATGATACAGATGTCTATGTTCTCCAGCttacaatattaaaaaagggtCTGGTATTTAGCACGtatttaggctatatataatGACATTCATGATTGCTAGAACTCTGAGAAACTGAGCATATACGAGCACAAGCAACAAATATTGGTTAACATAAAACTATTTTAGCTATGCGTCAGTATTGCTAACATTTTATCTGTTCGTTAAACCCTGGCTTGTATTAGCAACACTGAAATGTATATtgataagaaaaatacaaaaatatcgGTAAAAGGTACAAAGTTAAACACTGTAATTAGTGGTTTGTCGTGATTTGGAGTTTTAATAATCtagaattaattttatttgaactattctgactgaaaaatttattattctttaatcaTAAGTTGTTGAAACATAGTAATTTGGAACAATCAAAACATAAACAATCCAAAGTACTTGATGTATTGCCAAGATATTTGTGAAAATCAGTTTAATCAGTCAACTCCTTCTAAAACACTTtggaaaaatttcagaaaatttgcagGTTATCAGCATAGTGATCAGTCTACTCCAAAGATTAAGTCCAATGATGGTTCAATTATGTACAAGCCATATGAAGTGGCAGAGTCTTTGAATAGTTATTTTGCAGGTCAATCTTCAAATAGTAACACATATAATAACTCTATGTTTATGGAAGCTCAGTTTCCCCCAGGGTCTGTCACTAATCTTGACAAAGATTTTGATATGGATGTGCTAACTTCTACAATACAGTCTCTAAATGACTCAGCAATGGGTGAAGATTTGGTCCACAATAAGATGCTTAGAGCTCTTCCACCGACTTTCTTGGTCCCTCTTCTTTACTTGTTTAACAGATGTTGGGAAAGTGGCACTGTCCCATCTGCTTGGAAGTCTTCTATTCTAGTCCCAATATATAAAGGTAAAGGGGATTGTTCAGACCCAGCTTCATACCGCCCAATTGCCTTAACCTCATGCATTGCTAAACTCTATGAGAAAATGATTAAGTTGAGATTTGAACCCCTTATTGATAATTCTCTTATTGCTGAACAAGCAGGTTTTCGGAAAGGTAGATCAACCCTTGAAACCTAATTCAACTTGATCATGACATTAAGAAAGCTTTTACAAGAAAGAGAGTTGTTTCTGCAGTCTtctttgatattaagaaagcttATGATACATTGGACCCCTTTGCAATCCTAAGACAGGCTCATAAATTTAATGTTGGAAATAATTTCTGGAAGTGGTGCAGGGCAATGCTTTTTAATAGGACTATTAAAACCAGAGTTGGATCCATATGCTCCTCTGCTAGTACAGTCTCATTAGGTGTTCCTCAAGGAGGAGTTTTGAGTCCTCTTCTTTTTAACATACTgattaatgatattattttggcTGATATGCCCTCAATAAAGTTTGTCTTATATGCAGATGACTTAGCTCTTTGGACTGAAGGCTCCTCTCCTGAAGCTTGTCAACCCAAGCTCCAGGGAGCAATTGATAAACTGTCAATATggcttaatacaaaaaatctggTTTTTTCTATCCCAAAGACCACTGGCATGGttttttctaggaaaattgACCTTAGGCAAGATTGTCTCTCAATTAATCTGACTCTATATAAACAACAAATTCATTTTGCCAGGAATGTGAAATTCCTTGGTATGTGGCTGGATAGTAAGTTAAATTGGAATGATCATATCTCTCATCTTTGTGATGCACTTGAAAAACGACTGAATTTTATGCGTGCTGTTGCTGGGCAAAAGTGGGGAGCTAGCCGAGATAGTCTTCAAAAACTATTCACATCTATAATATATGGAAAGATTGAATATTGTCTCCCTGTCTATTACTCAGcttcaaaaaagttaatttctaaaattgaatcaatagTTCACCATGGCCTGAGATTAATCACAGGTGCACTAAAAAGTACTCCTATTGCAGCTCTGTTCAATGAGGTTAATATACCTTCTTTAGAAGAAAGATTCTTGAAACTTTCTTCTAATTACTTTATGAAAGTAAATACTAACCAAAACCTCCATGTTCTCAAGGAGTGTCTCATAAATCATACATTTCTCTATGAAAATCGGAAGACATATAGTAGTCCAGCCATTATCAAGTTGGTCTCCTTGCTCAATGGCATAGGTGTTCCTGAAAACCTAATCTTTTCTTGTCAGACCCAGATATCTCCCAACACTCCTAATAGCATTGATAAtgttatagatataaaaatcccTGGCATGGATTTTcctaagaataaaatgaatagtcTAATCCTTCATCAACTTACACTAGCTAAAATGGTTGAattttataattggaaaaaGATATTTACTGATGGATCTGTCTCAAATGATGGGAAGGCATCCATAGGCATTTTTTCTGAGTGGAATGGCTCATCAGTTGGGATTAGAGTTTCAGATGGAATCTCCATTTTCCATGCAGAATGTCTTGCTCTCCAAAAAGCTTTGGATACAGTGCTGGAAGTAGGATCAGGCTCATTTGTTATCTTTTCTGACTCTAAAAGTGTTCTTTCTGATCTAAAAAAGAGGCAAGGAAAAGTTATTCCAATTATTGTTCATCTACagggaaaaattcagaaaataatgtCTTCTGATGGTCTTCAACTGAAAATGGTCTGGGTTCCTTCTCACATAAGGATTAAGGGAAATGAAATTGCTGACAGTATTGCAAAACAGGCTATCCACCACCCAATTACTTGGAAGGTTGCTCTCACTGTAAATGAAACTTCAAAGTTAATAACCTCTGCTGCAAGTTCtattagaattaataatagaTGTATTGCAAcaacaaatatttatgttttgtcttttgaGGGGCATTATATCCCACATCACCTTATCCACCCAAATAGGAAAATTGCAAACTCTATTTTCCGTCTGAGAACTGGTCATGCAATGACCAGATCTCGTCAAGCACTATATCATCTTACAGATAGCAAGTCATGCCCTTTTTTTAGGTGTgtaaatattgatgaaactATAGATCACATTCTCTCAGAATGCCCTCGTTTCACAACTGAGAGAAATATTCtgatcagaaaaattgaatcaTTGGGACTGAAGACGTCCACTCctctcgttttaggtttcactcGTGTTAGTAAAGATAAGGagttaaaaatattggaggcaTTGGGAGTTTTTGTGTCTTCAACAAAGATTTTCAACTggttgtaatttcattttttttttttttttttttttttttttcagtcacaagAGTGTGGTGAGAAGAGAAGatgatttgatttatttgttttgtatgttcttttcgTTTCtgtgattttaagtttaattattgtttggTGACGCAGAGGGCGAAAGCCGAGCGTATTTTCtctacaacaacaacaacaacaacttgATGTATGTATATAATTTATTGTATTAGACCCCCTAAAAATTTTGTTACATCGAATTTTCTTTTACCATGTGCACATTGGGTCTTTAATGCTCATTCTGTGCTGTGCTCTTAGCAATGACAGTAATATCATTGGTGCTCAATCACCATTGGAAAATagtaatggtaaaattctagtttaactTCTTTTCACTGCCTTGGAAAGTTGTTAGGGAAGGAAAAGGAATCTTTCAGTAATGAATTCAGGGCCAAAAACATGTTCTGGGATGATATTGCCAAGTTTCTATGTTAACCCtattctgatttctaagtcttaaaaatttccTTACTCAATAGaatgttaaaattttgaaaatccaacattttaacataattttcagttatcagtttctttttctttgtttttataaaagCAATTCCTTATTTTGGGCAGGATTTTACACCATATCAACAGGTGTTTtcttaatttaggaaatgcattGGCAGAtttttgaaacctcataaattaggatcaagcaaagttgtgaatctgaaaacagttttcttgtaCTTCCCTTAAGCGGAAAATTTGTTTAGCAAGGTTTCCTTTTCTTaacacaaacatttttaaaggtcactGCTCTCTATAGGGAGAAGGaatagaggtaggtacttcaaagtaCCTTCCCATGACTTACTTTAGTCTGTTGAACcatcttgaaagtttcaatttcttaGCCTAACCCCTTCCAAGATAGTCAAAAGTattttaactagaattttacccattatTATGTTAAAGTCAAGGGTAAAGATCTAGATTAGGGGCTATTGAGAAGAAAATATATCAaggaaacaatttttacttcctaatctagaaaataattttatctaATACATTTTGACTACAGCTCCACTGTACTTTAGCCCCTGCCCcctaatttgtaaatatttagtCTAATAGGCCTATATTTCATTCTGTTAcccatcatttttgtttttctggttcttgtttcatcacagttgattcaatttatggaTACACAGGTTGAAACAAACATAGcctatttgcacattagggttgggagggggaggtaaaATATAGTTGAGCTATAGTCAAATTATGTTAGCTTCAGTTATTCTGTCTATTAtggagtaagaattgttttcttaacatgtttccttctcaatagcccctaATCTAGATCTTTAGACTGCCAAATCTAGTTCCTACAATAtcttataaatacaaaaaaacatccattttaaactatttatttactatttgaCCATGTAAAAATAAGTGATGAACAACTCAATAAAATCcaagaaaacaatgaaattgaCTTATTTTCAAGCAACTTGTGATtgcttttgtttcatttcaacAAATCTTAACCAAACCAAAGTGGTCattgttttaatgttgatttcaaaaattcaatacattttttaacatcagtttaaaaaattgaaattgttaCTTAACATTAATCAGAGAATACTTTTTTCCcagaaaagatgttttttttaaagaaaagttaaaGAGCTGTATTTACCCAAAGACAAgctgacaaaaaatcaaatattatttcaaactgaaaatgGTCAGAGgtcattatcaataaataaattagacCCCATGCATACACAAATCACAATTTAAACAAGTCcaacttaaaattaacagtaATTCCTACATTTGGAGTATGGCTTAGAACCATTAAGGTTTTTAAAAAACAGCaccatttgtgctttactgaatacaatatgtatttatttattttattttaaaatgttaataaagtAAAAGTCGCTAAGATGTTTAGGTGTGAAAACCAATGTATAAATTATGTTggtattataaatttatttataactaaATAAATTAGACCCCAAGCATACAGAAATCATAATATAATCCAATCCAATTTAAAGTGAACAGTAATTGCTACAGTGGGAATATGGCTAAAAACcattaagttttttaaaaacagagcaccatttgtgctttactgaataCAATAtgtatttatctattttattttaaaatgctaATAAAGTCAAAGTTGCTAAGATGTTCAGGAGTGAATACCAATGTGTATTGAACAGTCAGTctagttttattcttttcagtACTCTTggttgattttctttcttttttttctttttgatgttctgacaaataaaaacacaattcaaaataataacTTTTCTGTAAAGCATAATGATACTCTggctttcagaatttttaagaGCATATTACAACCATAAAAGATAAGACATCAAGACAACCATTAAAAGTGTCATAGCAGAGCATGGTTTGGACTCAGAAGTGGAAATTGTTTGTGCCAAAGTTTTATGGGTTGTTGTTGAATCCTCAACCTCTCCTGACCAAGgtttgttgtaaaaaatttcCCCTAAGAAATTCAAACCACCTGCTAATCTCAGAGTTCAAAGTTGAAAGAAGCAAAGGACTGTTGAATATTGAAGATATCAAGGATGTAGAACAATGGCCAACAAAAAACTCAGCACTGATGCCTGTAACCAAATGAAGAGTCAACCATGGCCTATCACAACCAGAAGTTTAAAAggcaatttggaaaaatatgtcCAATAagaggaaattaaaaattaaagcctGTTGAAGCTGTTGCGCATGATTGTGCCTCATGGAAAACATGTGTTGGTGAATTTAGGGATGCTGAATAAGGTTGGGAAGTATCTAGCTCTCATCAAAAGTAAAGCAACTCCCTAAAAGTTCCCAGCATGGGCCTTAATTTGCTATGAATTGTAAATTAAGGCTATTCACTACTTC
This is a stretch of genomic DNA from Artemia franciscana chromosome 18, ASM3288406v1, whole genome shotgun sequence. It encodes these proteins:
- the LOC136038976 gene encoding uncharacterized protein LOC136038976, with translation MLFNRTIKTRVGSICSSASTVSLGVPQGGVLSPLLFNILINDIILADMPSIKFVLYADDLALWTEGSSPEACQPKLQGAIDKLSIWLNTKNLVFSIPKTTGMVFSRKIDLRQDCLSINLTLYKQQIHFARNVKFLGMWLDSKLNWNDHISHLCDALEKRLNFMRAVAGQKWGASRDSLQKLFTSIIYGKIEYCLPVYYSASKKLISKIESIVHHGLRLITGALKSTPIAALFNEVNIPSLEERFLKLSSNYFMKVNTNQNLHVLKECLINHTFLYENRKTYSSPAIIKLVSLLNGIGVPENLIFSCQTQISPNTPNSIDNVIDIKIPGMDFPKNKMNSLILHQLTLAKMVEFYNWKKIFTDGSVSNDGKASIGIFSEWNGSSVGIRVSDGISIFHAECLALQKALDTVLEVGSGSFVIFSDSKSVLSDLKKRQGKVIPIIVHLQGKIQKIMSSDGLQLKMVWVPSHIRIKGNEIADSIAKQAIHHPITWKVALTVNETSKLITSAASSIRINNRCIATTNIYVLSFEGHYIPHHLIHPNRKIANSIFRLRTGHAMTRSRQALYHLTDSKSCPFFRCVNIDETIDHILSECPRFTTERNILIRKIESLGLKTSTPLVLGFTRVSKDKELKILEALGVFVSSTKIFNWL